One region of Diabrotica undecimpunctata isolate CICGRU chromosome 6, icDiaUnde3, whole genome shotgun sequence genomic DNA includes:
- the LOC140442766 gene encoding uncharacterized protein isoform X1, giving the protein MYLFFQMESRSKRILELAMATEKSNNSVLMSSTDNDTTLNIQNGTSNIEDSMLTEEKVDLTVPNRTRCNSTSSSSSSDSSTSSSSSSSFSEDTDDSVKDPDYEDVELRHRNRRNASCSDEQNLPFSTVNQDDILCESVNLLPREDYEMIPNNLTPIQSDPSDKENISASQQKLTNTNCSPNKVGKKKTETRR; this is encoded by the exons ATGTACTTATTTTTTCAGATGGAATCGCGATCTAAGAGGATCCTTGAACTTGCAATGGCAACCGAGAAATCGAACAATTCCGTTCTAATGAGTAGTACAG ATAATGACACAACATTAAACATACAGAATGGAACTTCAAACATAGAGGACTCAATGTTAACAGAAGAAAAAGTTGATTTAACAGTTCCGAATCGTACTCGTTGTAATTCGACTAGCAGTAGCTCGTCTAGTGACTCGTCAACCAGCTCATCAAGTAGTAGTTCTTTCAGTGAAG ATACCGACGACTCCGTAAAAGACCCAGACTATGAAGATGTAGAACTAAGACATCGTAATCGAAGAAATGCTTCATGTTCTGATGAACAAAATTTACCTTTCAGCACAGTAAATCAAGACGATATTTTATGTGAAAGTGTGAATCTGCTACCTAGGGAAGACTATGAAATGATACCTAATAACCTTACACCAATACAAAGTGACCCATCTgataaagaaaatataagtgCCTCTCAACAGAAGTTAACAAATACAAATTGTAGTCCAAATAAAGTAGGAAAAAAAAAGACGGAGACAAGAAGATAA
- the LOC140442766 gene encoding uncharacterized protein isoform X2 gives MESRSKRILELAMATEKSNNSVLMSSTDNDTTLNIQNGTSNIEDSMLTEEKVDLTVPNRTRCNSTSSSSSSDSSTSSSSSSSFSEDTDDSVKDPDYEDVELRHRNRRNASCSDEQNLPFSTVNQDDILCESVNLLPREDYEMIPNNLTPIQSDPSDKENISASQQKLTNTNCSPNKVGKKKTETRR, from the exons ATGGAATCGCGATCTAAGAGGATCCTTGAACTTGCAATGGCAACCGAGAAATCGAACAATTCCGTTCTAATGAGTAGTACAG ATAATGACACAACATTAAACATACAGAATGGAACTTCAAACATAGAGGACTCAATGTTAACAGAAGAAAAAGTTGATTTAACAGTTCCGAATCGTACTCGTTGTAATTCGACTAGCAGTAGCTCGTCTAGTGACTCGTCAACCAGCTCATCAAGTAGTAGTTCTTTCAGTGAAG ATACCGACGACTCCGTAAAAGACCCAGACTATGAAGATGTAGAACTAAGACATCGTAATCGAAGAAATGCTTCATGTTCTGATGAACAAAATTTACCTTTCAGCACAGTAAATCAAGACGATATTTTATGTGAAAGTGTGAATCTGCTACCTAGGGAAGACTATGAAATGATACCTAATAACCTTACACCAATACAAAGTGACCCATCTgataaagaaaatataagtgCCTCTCAACAGAAGTTAACAAATACAAATTGTAGTCCAAATAAAGTAGGAAAAAAAAAGACGGAGACAAGAAGATAA